GCCTCCCACTCAGATAccctgtttacatgaccactcgAACTATGAAGTTTGTAATAGGTTTTATTTGGGTTTCAGCTATGATTTTCCCTGGTATTTCTACATCTTTAACTGCTAAGATGCCATTCTGTGGGCCTAATCTGATAATGAACTGCTTTTGTGACACTGTTTCTATGAACAGTCTAGCTTGTGCTGATGTCAGCTCACAGAACTACATTTCCACCTCACTGGCAACTGTTGTGCTTCTTTTGCCATTCTCATTCATAATTTTCTCTTATATCAgcattgttgttgctgttgttaagATTGCCAATATTCAAGGCAGGCAGAAAATGTTCTCTACCTGTGCCACACAGCTGGGTATCATTAGCATATATTACATACCCAGATTCTTTGTGTATGTAACACCTTACATACCTAACCTAAAACTGAACATTGATCAGAAAATCTCACTCACTGTGTTTTATACATTGTCCCCAGCACTAGTAAACCCACTTATATACTGTTTCAGGACCAAAGAGATCCGACAGCTGTTACTGAAGTGGTGTACTAGGAAAAAGACCTTCAGTCACAACATTAATGTAGTATCTGTTTCTAAATAAGATCTTATAATGTATCTATTAGCATTGGTGTCATTTTGATTAtaaacttttttctcaaaatatcttTACATTTCAAGATTCTAATAAAGTTTATTAAAGAAGAAAAGTAAATTCAAAGCATGTGAGTTTTACAGAGCATTTTACGCttcttgctcataaaggactaggaCTTTTCTGGATGCTCCTCACACATGGTTGCCTCacctcttttaaaatgtttcatgaaCATTTAACAGTGCACCATGTcagttttttggaatgtgttaggTATGTGTTAGGtatcagtttcagaatgagtgtacatttataaaaaacaatgaagttgaagataaaacagtaattatcctgtctttgtactgctttcatttaaatacacatcaaatcaaatcaaagtttatttatataactctttttacaacaggtgttgtcacaaagaaACTTTACATAAAAAGTCCAGggccaagcccccatgagcaagccaatggtggcagtggcaaggaaaaactccctaagagcaagaggaaaaaaccttgagaggagccaagactcacaaagggaacccatcctcctctgattcgacaccggatagcaaacagcattagtataaactattaaaatacaaaaacggGGAATACAGGCTGACAgttaattagattagttttagtttatgcagcagcagcagaattattaggagggtcagttcatgaagCTCAATGGTAATCAAAtgggtccagaaggctggcgagcagtgggcacccgatcaaggcagaagaagcaacagcatcagaccacACAGAATGGggcaaagaaaaggaaaacacacagagagttagttctgtaaagagtggctgattacagattacagtattATCAGAGTGCAGCACAGAATCTGATAGGTCTAGTTATTACAGCCTAATTAAAAGGGAGAAACCAGAAAGGTAACAGAGACATGAGGGTTCCTTGAGATGTCAGCGCTCTCCATTCCAATGTCAGCAAACTTGAGTGAACAGATGAGAGCAGCGGGTCGACAGCATCAATGCTCCCAGTTCACCATAATACATAATACCATTATActctatgtccatgaacccccagatctgcacctttCATCTGACAGAGAAAACAAATTACCTAAGGCTTGACTAAGTACTTTTTTAACTTAAACTttaagactgaggctgtgtctgagtcctgaatACTGACTGGAAGAAGTTGGGgtgcttt
The DNA window shown above is from Pygocentrus nattereri isolate fPygNat1 chromosome 18, fPygNat1.pri, whole genome shotgun sequence and carries:
- the LOC108439212 gene encoding olfactory receptor 1500-like → MSQKNETTFITEFFIMGFPGLRPEYYSLIGAIFFSIYVIIIMGNSIFIVLFVTETSLHKPMYIIMLNLAVSDVGFCTVALPKLISRYWFNNGSISFQLCLMQRQFIHYFGTLNSLNMMIMAIDRYLAICLPLRYPVYMTTRTMKFVIGFIWVSAMIFPGISTSLTAKMPFCGPNLIMNCFCDTVSMNSLACADVSSQNYISTSLATVVLLLPFSFIIFSYISIVVAVVKIANIQGRQKMFSTCATQLGIISIYYIPRFFVYVTPYIPNLKLNIDQKISLTVFYTLSPALVNPLIYCFRTKEIRQLLLKWCTRKKTFSHNINVVSVSK